A region from the Mucilaginibacter sp. CSA2-8R genome encodes:
- a CDS encoding glucose 1-dehydrogenase: MNRFENKVALVTGSSQGIGAACALRLASEGADVIFNGRTLDERGEGLMKQVTDMGRKAHFIEADVSKMQNVVQLVQDAIAVYGHLDILVNNAGVEKNNDFWNVTEKEYDFVMDTNLKGVFFGIQAFVKYCKDQQRPGVIVNMSSVHEEIVFPHFAAYCASKGALKMLTRNLATELAPLNMRVNNVAPGAIATPINQKLLNNKEQLDNLLENIPMRKMGTPEDVAALVAFLCSDDAKYVTGSTYFVDGGLTYHYEEQ; this comes from the coding sequence ATGAATCGTTTTGAAAACAAAGTAGCATTGGTGACCGGCAGCAGCCAGGGCATTGGCGCAGCATGTGCCCTTAGGTTAGCCAGCGAAGGTGCCGATGTAATATTTAACGGCCGTACACTCGATGAACGCGGCGAAGGCTTAATGAAACAAGTAACTGACATGGGCCGTAAAGCTCATTTTATTGAGGCCGACGTGAGCAAGATGCAAAACGTTGTGCAACTGGTGCAGGATGCTATTGCCGTTTACGGCCACTTGGATATTTTGGTAAATAATGCCGGGGTAGAAAAAAACAATGATTTCTGGAACGTTACCGAAAAAGAATACGATTTTGTGATGGACACCAACTTAAAAGGCGTATTCTTCGGCATTCAGGCTTTTGTAAAATATTGTAAGGATCAGCAGCGCCCGGGTGTTATTGTAAATATGAGCTCGGTACATGAAGAAATTGTATTTCCGCACTTTGCAGCTTATTGTGCCAGTAAAGGAGCATTAAAAATGCTTACCCGCAACCTGGCTACAGAGCTTGCACCGTTAAATATGCGGGTAAACAATGTGGCCCCTGGCGCCATTGCTACACCCATCAACCAGAAGCTGCTAAATAATAAAGAGCAGTTAGATAATTTATTAGAAAACATCCCGATGCGAAAGATGGGTACACCTGAGGATGTAGCTGCCTTAGTAGCATTTTTATGTTCTGATGATGCCAAGTACGTCACAGGGTCTACCTACTTTGTAGATGGTGGCTTAACCTACCATTACGAAGAGCAATAA
- a CDS encoding glucosidase, whose amino-acid sequence MNAEQTRLQQHYAGETNWLKWGPYLSERQWGTVREDYSAEGNSWDAVTHDMARSKAYRWGEEGIAGLSDDKQLLCLSMALWNGQDPILKERLFGLTNNEGNHGEDVKELYYYLDSTPTHSYLKMLYKYPQQAYPYQWLIDENRRRSKLEPEFELIDTGIFNEDKYFDVFAEYAKHKEEDILIKYTVYNRSSADAPIHLLPQFWYRNFWLEGENKPKMIYQGNNTVLFHGGDLGDYFVYADGTPELLFTENETNNKRLYQSANTATYVKDGINNRVVNNQKDAVNANHEGTKAAFWYQLNVPAKGSITVKLRLSKTKQINAFGNFDQLFNIRQAEADQFYSDVQFNTNTDDEKLVQRQAWAGMLWNKQYYNFNVKRWLDGDPQEPAPPESRKHGRNNHWKHLVAEDILSMPDKWEYPWFAAWDLAFHCITLAPLDPGFAKKQLLLLVNSNYIHPNGQLPAYEWDFGDVNPPVHALAAWQVYQTDRQINFKNDFTFLEEIFQKLLLNFTWWVNRKDSEGNNIFEGGFLGLDNIGVFNRSAPVPGGGFLEQADGTSWMAMYSLNMMRIAMELTAYSPTYETMAIKFAEHFLFIAGSLTNIGEDALGLWDEQDGFFYDVLRKPDGGYDRLRLRTLVGLIPMFAVIVFDEARWRNLPRLTERLDWFMQQRPDLVNLVSRWKDTKGNQKHLFSLLRGHRMKLLLKRMLDTNEFLSPYGIRSISKVYEQQPFKYMLNNADYSVKYLPAESDSSMFGGNSNWRGPIWMPINYLLISALYRFHEYYSDDFKVEYPTHSGKYFTLVEIGDALGERLKSIFLKNEHGERPVFGGHPKLNHDPHFKDYILFHEYFHGDNGKGLGASHQTGWTGLAALLR is encoded by the coding sequence ATGAATGCAGAACAAACCCGCCTGCAACAACACTATGCCGGTGAAACTAATTGGTTAAAATGGGGGCCTTATTTGTCAGAAAGGCAGTGGGGTACCGTTCGGGAAGATTATAGTGCCGAAGGTAATTCGTGGGACGCCGTTACTCATGATATGGCCCGCAGCAAAGCCTATCGCTGGGGCGAAGAAGGCATTGCCGGCTTAAGCGATGACAAACAACTGCTTTGCTTAAGCATGGCGTTATGGAACGGGCAAGACCCCATTTTAAAAGAAAGGCTTTTTGGTTTAACCAACAATGAGGGCAACCACGGCGAGGACGTTAAAGAATTATATTATTACCTGGACAGTACGCCTACCCACAGCTATCTCAAAATGCTGTATAAATATCCGCAACAGGCTTACCCCTATCAATGGCTGATTGACGAAAACCGACGGCGCAGCAAGCTGGAGCCTGAGTTTGAATTAATTGATACCGGCATTTTTAATGAGGACAAATATTTTGATGTTTTTGCAGAGTACGCAAAGCACAAAGAGGAAGATATTTTAATAAAATATACTGTTTACAACCGTAGCAGTGCTGATGCACCTATACATTTGTTGCCGCAATTTTGGTATCGTAATTTTTGGCTTGAAGGCGAAAACAAGCCCAAGATGATTTATCAGGGTAATAATACCGTGCTGTTTCATGGCGGCGATTTGGGCGATTATTTTGTTTACGCCGACGGCACACCCGAGTTGTTATTTACAGAAAACGAAACTAATAATAAGCGCCTATATCAATCAGCCAATACAGCTACATATGTTAAGGATGGCATCAACAATCGCGTGGTCAATAACCAAAAAGACGCGGTTAACGCTAACCATGAAGGTACCAAAGCGGCTTTTTGGTATCAGCTCAATGTGCCGGCTAAAGGCAGCATTACTGTAAAGCTGAGATTAAGTAAAACTAAACAGATAAATGCATTTGGCAATTTTGATCAATTATTTAACATCAGGCAAGCCGAAGCTGATCAGTTTTACAGCGACGTTCAGTTTAATACAAATACCGATGACGAAAAGCTTGTACAGCGGCAGGCGTGGGCCGGTATGCTTTGGAATAAACAGTATTACAATTTTAATGTAAAACGCTGGCTGGACGGCGACCCGCAAGAACCAGCGCCGCCCGAAAGCCGTAAACATGGCCGTAACAACCACTGGAAGCACCTCGTAGCCGAAGATATTTTATCGATGCCCGACAAGTGGGAATATCCGTGGTTTGCAGCCTGGGATTTAGCTTTTCACTGTATCACGCTTGCACCGCTTGATCCTGGCTTTGCCAAAAAGCAACTGTTGCTATTGGTTAACTCCAACTACATACATCCCAACGGCCAATTACCAGCCTATGAGTGGGATTTTGGAGATGTAAACCCACCCGTGCATGCCCTGGCGGCCTGGCAGGTTTACCAAACCGACCGCCAAATAAATTTTAAAAACGACTTTACTTTTTTAGAAGAGATTTTTCAGAAACTGTTACTCAATTTTACCTGGTGGGTAAACCGTAAAGACAGCGAAGGTAATAACATTTTTGAAGGCGGCTTTTTAGGGCTGGATAACATAGGGGTATTTAATCGTAGTGCTCCGGTGCCCGGCGGCGGCTTTTTAGAGCAGGCCGATGGCACCAGCTGGATGGCTATGTACTCGCTTAACATGATGCGTATTGCCATGGAGCTGACTGCCTATAGCCCTACTTACGAAACCATGGCCATTAAATTTGCCGAGCACTTTTTGTTTATAGCAGGCTCGCTCACTAACATTGGCGAAGATGCCCTGGGCCTTTGGGATGAGCAGGACGGCTTTTTTTACGATGTACTGCGTAAACCGGATGGCGGGTATGACCGCTTACGGCTGCGCACCCTGGTAGGCTTAATCCCTATGTTTGCAGTAATTGTGTTTGATGAGGCCCGATGGCGAAACCTGCCTAGATTAACCGAGCGACTGGACTGGTTTATGCAACAACGGCCCGACCTGGTAAATCTGGTAAGCCGCTGGAAAGATACCAAGGGCAACCAGAAACACCTTTTTTCGTTATTACGTGGCCACCGCATGAAACTGCTGTTGAAACGCATGCTGGATACCAATGAGTTTTTATCGCCTTATGGTATACGTTCTATCTCCAAAGTTTACGAGCAACAGCCCTTTAAGTATATGCTCAACAACGCCGATTATTCGGTAAAATACTTGCCGGCCGAAAGTGACAGCAGCATGTTTGGCGGTAACAGTAACTGGCGCGGGCCTATCTGGATGCCTATTAATTATTTATTGATTAGCGCATTGTATCGTTTTCACGAATATTACAGCGATGATTTTAAAGTGGAGTACCCAACACACTCGGGTAAGTATTTCACCCTGGTCGAAATTGGTGATGCCTTGGGCGAAAGACTAAAATCTATTTTCCTGAAAAATGAGCATGGCGAGCGGCCCGTTTTTGGCGGTCATCCTAAACTAAACCATGATCCGCATTTTAAGGATTACATCCTGTTTCACGAATATTTTCATGGCGATAATGGTAAGGGATTGGGCGCAAGTCATCAAACCGGCTGGACGGGACTAGCAGCCTTGTTAAGATAA
- a CDS encoding sigma-70 family RNA polymerase sigma factor: MEKGNINHEQWLTHLYLSVFSAVAAYIKGKGGTLDDAKDVFQDALVIYYEKAIASKVIIEHSEKAYLLGIAKHLWYHRQQKQKGTVSEDVLDYDHLAIEVVVVPAANRLLRYLETAGQKCMDMLQAFYYDKLNMREIAERFNLSGERSATVQKHKCLEKVREKVKEKSLTYEDFCI, translated from the coding sequence ATGGAGAAAGGTAACATCAATCATGAACAATGGTTAACGCATTTATACTTGTCGGTTTTTTCGGCGGTGGCTGCTTATATAAAAGGGAAAGGTGGAACGCTTGACGATGCTAAAGATGTTTTTCAGGATGCACTGGTAATTTACTACGAAAAGGCAATTGCCAGTAAGGTGATAATTGAGCATAGCGAGAAAGCCTATCTGTTGGGTATTGCCAAACATTTATGGTATCACCGTCAGCAAAAACAGAAAGGTACGGTAAGCGAAGATGTTTTAGATTATGATCATTTAGCTATAGAAGTTGTTGTTGTTCCTGCCGCTAATCGTTTACTGCGCTATTTAGAAACCGCCGGGCAAAAATGTATGGATATGCTGCAGGCTTTTTATTACGACAAACTGAACATGCGGGAAATTGCAGAGCGTTTTAACTTATCGGGCGAGCGATCGGCAACCGTACAGAAACATAAATGCCTCGAGAAAGTACGCGAAAAAGTAAAAGAAAAATCACTGACTTATGAAGACTTCTGCATCTGA
- a CDS encoding aquaporin gives MKQTPFKLYVSEFIGTALLLAAGLSVVIFNWGKGSVMNYYIPQPGLRRLFTGFLFGTTGCLITLSPVGKISGAHINPAVSIAFWMCGKMQKHAVLGYVISQMLGAAAGCSLLLLWGRQGASIDYGNTVPGNAGLAPAFAGEVLTTSALITLLYVFVSSKKLRNYTPFTIPFLYSFMVWAESPLSGCSTNPARSFGPAVVSGVYTGYWLYWLAPVTGVLLVMGFVKAANIHRHHLIEAARVSYHQELSPAGIKTSS, from the coding sequence ATGAAGCAAACACCGTTTAAACTGTATGTGTCTGAGTTTATTGGTACTGCCTTATTACTTGCCGCTGGTTTAAGTGTAGTCATATTTAACTGGGGCAAAGGCTCAGTAATGAATTATTACATCCCCCAACCAGGCCTGCGCCGCTTGTTTACCGGATTTTTGTTTGGCACCACCGGCTGTTTAATAACCTTATCGCCGGTTGGCAAAATAAGTGGTGCCCATATTAACCCTGCGGTAAGCATCGCCTTTTGGATGTGCGGCAAGATGCAAAAACACGCGGTATTAGGTTACGTCATCAGCCAGATGCTGGGCGCCGCTGCAGGCTGTTCATTATTGCTGCTTTGGGGCAGACAGGGTGCCAGCATAGATTATGGTAATACTGTGCCCGGCAATGCCGGCCTTGCCCCGGCGTTTGCCGGCGAAGTACTTACTACGTCAGCACTAATAACTTTACTGTACGTATTTGTGAGCAGCAAAAAGCTGAGAAATTATACACCTTTCACTATTCCGTTTTTGTACAGTTTTATGGTTTGGGCCGAGTCGCCACTGTCTGGATGCAGTACTAACCCTGCTCGCAGTTTTGGTCCGGCGGTTGTTAGTGGTGTATATACCGGTTACTGGTTGTACTGGCTGGCTCCGGTAACCGGCGTATTATTAGTAATGGGCTTTGTAAAGGCGGCTAACATACACCGGCATCATTTGATAGAAGCAGCAAGGGTAAGCTATCATCAAGAACTGTCACCGGCCGGAATAAAAACTTCGTCATAA